The Acinetobacter sp. GSS19 genome includes a region encoding these proteins:
- the lgt gene encoding prolipoprotein diacylglyceryl transferase: protein MLTYPHIDPVAISLGPLNVHWYGLMYLLAFLFAWGLATYRAKQRTGWNADMVSDLIFYGALGVVVGGRVGYVFFYGFEQFLANPLWLFQVWTGGMSFHGGFIGVMLAMLLWCRKYQKTWFQTLDFIAPCVPTGLMFGRIGNFIGGELWGRPVTNPDYPFAMVFPHVDNLARHPSQLYQALGEGLILFIVLWWFSSKPRPRMAVSALFLIGYGIARFVVEFFREPDNGQLFIAWMSKGQFLTLPMILIGIWMMWYAYQKKVYDWGPTASR, encoded by the coding sequence ATGCTGACCTATCCCCACATCGACCCTGTCGCGATCTCACTCGGTCCGTTAAACGTCCACTGGTACGGGCTGATGTATTTACTGGCGTTCCTTTTTGCCTGGGGACTCGCTACCTACCGTGCCAAGCAGCGCACCGGGTGGAATGCCGACATGGTCTCTGATCTGATCTTTTATGGTGCTTTAGGCGTAGTCGTTGGTGGCCGGGTCGGCTACGTTTTTTTCTACGGTTTCGAGCAATTCCTGGCTAATCCACTTTGGCTGTTTCAGGTTTGGACCGGTGGCATGAGTTTCCACGGCGGTTTCATCGGGGTCATGCTGGCGATGCTGCTGTGGTGCCGTAAATATCAGAAAACCTGGTTCCAGACCCTGGACTTTATTGCCCCGTGCGTACCCACCGGTCTGATGTTTGGCCGCATTGGCAATTTTATTGGTGGTGAATTATGGGGCCGTCCGGTGACCAATCCAGATTATCCTTTTGCCATGGTCTTTCCGCATGTCGACAATCTGGCACGTCATCCGTCACAGCTTTATCAGGCACTCGGCGAAGGGTTGATCCTGTTTATCGTGCTCTGGTGGTTTAGCTCCAAGCCACGTCCACGTATGGCCGTTTCAGCGCTGTTCCTGATCGGTTACGGGATTGCCCGTTTTGTAGTGGAATTCTTCCGCGAACCGGACAATGGTCAGCTGTTTATTGCCTGGATGAGTAAGGGGCAGTTCCTGACTTTGCCAATGATTCTGATCGGCATCTGGATGATGTGGTACGCTTACCAGAAGAAAGTTTATGATTGGGGACCAACGGCATCCCGTTAA
- the thyA gene encoding thymidylate synthase — translation MRAYLDLLQHILDNGGDKGDRTGTGTRSVFGHQMRFDLSKGFPLLTTKKVHFRSIVIELLWFLKGDTNVQYLQDHKVTIWDEWATAEQTARFGRPEGELGPVYGHQWRNFGATKNSEGSYNQDGFDQIKWLVNEIKTNPNSRRLIVSGWNPNEAGQVALPPCHTLFQFFVQNGKLSCQLYQRSADVFLGVPFNIASYALLTHMIAQVCELDVGDFIWTGGDTHLYANHFAQAKEQLSREPLPLCQLKLNPAVKDLFEFKFEDIEIVDYQSHPAIKAPVAV, via the coding sequence ATGCGCGCATATTTAGATTTACTCCAGCACATCCTCGACAATGGTGGCGACAAAGGCGATCGTACCGGGACGGGAACCCGTTCTGTTTTTGGTCATCAAATGCGTTTTGACCTATCCAAAGGCTTTCCGTTACTCACCACCAAAAAAGTTCATTTCCGTTCCATTGTGATTGAACTGCTCTGGTTCCTGAAAGGTGATACCAACGTTCAATATTTGCAGGACCATAAAGTCACGATCTGGGATGAATGGGCAACTGCCGAACAGACCGCCCGTTTTGGCCGTCCTGAAGGCGAATTGGGCCCGGTTTACGGTCATCAGTGGCGTAACTTTGGTGCCACAAAAAATAGCGAGGGTTCATATAATCAGGATGGCTTTGATCAGATTAAATGGTTAGTCAACGAGATTAAAACCAATCCGAACTCGCGCCGCCTGATTGTTTCTGGTTGGAATCCGAATGAAGCGGGCCAAGTCGCACTGCCGCCTTGTCATACCCTTTTCCAGTTTTTTGTACAAAATGGCAAGTTGTCCTGCCAACTGTATCAGCGCAGTGCCGATGTTTTTTTGGGTGTGCCGTTCAATATTGCCAGCTATGCCCTGCTTACGCATATGATTGCACAGGTCTGTGAGCTGGACGTTGGGGATTTTATCTGGACCGGCGGCGACACTCACTTATATGCCAACCATTTTGCACAGGCCAAAGAGCAGTTGTCACGTGAGCCTTTGCCACTCTGTCAGCTCAAACTCAATCCTGCAGTAAAAGACCTGTTTGAATTTAAATTTGAAGATATCGAAATCGTGGATTATCAGTCCCATCCCGCAATCAAGGCACCGGTGGCCGTATGA
- a CDS encoding NRDE family protein, protein MCIVALAWQVLEQVPLCLISNRDEFYQRPTAPLHPWPDSPIVAGQDLQSGGTWMGVTATGRWAVITNFRDGTDQQQYPTSRGHLVQAFLESKQAPIRFAQQLAKQQRNYAGFNLIMGDRQHAVYMSNRGEAPQVLANGVYVISNGLLQEPWVKTQHLRKRFTQEFLPMLQLPQLAESELQAAVWDLLEDERKVPLQQLPHTGLSLEKEQLLSSTFIQSADYGTRCSNFLRMTPQQWIWLEKAQQGEQHGMIRQQQITLQ, encoded by the coding sequence ATGTGTATTGTCGCGCTGGCCTGGCAGGTATTAGAGCAGGTTCCGTTATGCCTGATTTCCAATCGTGATGAATTCTATCAACGCCCCACAGCTCCCTTACATCCTTGGCCGGACAGTCCGATTGTGGCGGGTCAGGATTTGCAGTCTGGTGGCACGTGGATGGGCGTGACGGCAACAGGGCGCTGGGCGGTGATTACCAATTTCCGTGATGGCACAGATCAGCAACAGTATCCCACCTCGCGGGGTCATCTGGTGCAGGCTTTTTTAGAATCAAAGCAAGCTCCGATTCGCTTTGCACAACAACTGGCAAAACAGCAGCGAAATTACGCCGGCTTTAACCTGATCATGGGTGACCGGCAACACGCCGTGTATATGAGCAACCGTGGTGAAGCACCGCAGGTCTTGGCCAATGGCGTGTATGTCATTTCCAATGGTTTGCTGCAGGAACCTTGGGTGAAAACCCAGCATTTGCGTAAACGCTTTACTCAGGAGTTTTTACCGATGTTGCAGTTACCTCAGTTGGCGGAAAGCGAACTGCAGGCTGCAGTTTGGGATCTGCTGGAAGATGAACGCAAAGTCCCCTTGCAACAATTACCCCATACCGGTTTGAGTCTTGAAAAAGAACAGTTGCTGTCTTCCACGTTTATTCAGAGTGCGGATTATGGTACGCGCTGCTCCAACTTTTTACGGATGACACCGCAGCAATGGATCTGGCTGGAAAAAGCTCAACAGGGCGAGCAGCATGGCATGATCCGGCAGCAACAGATTACTTTGCAGTAA